The DNA segment TGGCATACGTGTTCACactatgtgtgtctgtgtgttctgGGATGCTACGCTTGTCCTCAAAGGCACGTACAAAAGCCTACCCTGCGTGGTGCAGGCCCAGCCTCAGAAGCAGCTGGCCGTGCTCAGCTCTTAACTGCCTGTGTCAGTGAGTCTTTGCTGCTCTTACCACTGGATGCTGGAGTGTGTTGTCcctgtcttgctgcttttttaCTCCGTGGTTTGACTAAGAAAGTCTTTTCCCTAGCCAGAGAGGTTTTCCTCTGAACTCGGGTCTTGCCTGCAAGcactcttttccctgcttttggcAGCTTCACTTGCCCTGCCTCACCCATGGGGGAAGGAGACACTTTTCTCGGCTATGAAATATCCACCTGAGCTTCAACACCCCCATCAGCTGCAGGACCACTTTACCAGCTCTTCGGAACTGGGCAACCCAGAGGGATGCACCTCCACACTTTTCTTCTTTAAGCCAGGTTTTAATTATACTACACTTCCCTGTTCTGTCCCTGTCCTACTGCCGGATGATGTTCTTCAGTCAACACAGACCAAATGGTCAACCATGACTGAAAGACCAAAGGCTTTTGGTCTAATATGCATTTGCTCTATCCCTGCATCCTGGAAGGGAAAGCAACAAAGGCAAGCTTTTCTCAGCTCTGTACAGATGACAGCGGCAGCTTTTTCTACCTTGTCTGTGAGATCCCAGTCTTTACATGACAGCCCTGGTGGCAGGAATATCTATGGGCTCATAAACAAGTTTATTtgccttctttcagtttttcaaCATCTGGAAAGCAGCTATCAGACTGTCTCAGGTCTTCCTGTGGCCATGGAAATTGGTGTGTACCTTCCTGCAGTTGTTTTTTGTAGAGGGACACCTGAACATGGAGGCGAGGACAGCTGCCAGCTTACAGCCCTGCAAAAGGCAGCTCTGGTCTTGGGCTCTGCTGCACCGTGCGGCTCTGCGGTCCTAGCCTGTTCTTGCAGAGGATGTTGCCTACTCCTCGGCTGCCTCCCCCATATAGCTCTTGGGGCTGAAACACAGTTCCTTGTCCTGTTTTGTCAAAATGAGCTGGGTGGCAGAAGCAAGAATCCTGCCCTGTCCACCTTTGTGCCCTCTGGACCTAGATGTTTCCCTCAGAATAAGGGCAGGATTGTGTAGTTATTCTCCTTACCACTTCCATGTTGTTATTGGAGTCGCAGGAGCTGGGAGACCCAACCCACTCCGTGAAGTCATTTGACAGGAGTACCAGCATTGCAACCCCCAGTCAGGGCCGTTTCTTCTGCCAGGATTTTAAAGAGAGGGAAATTCTGACCCTTGTACAAGTGTCttcagcagctgagctgctccagGCGGTAGCTACTTGCTTTTTGCTACATCTCTGAGGACATTCCTCCTCTGCCCCTATGAGCTGgaagagcagggctcaggacttTTACTGACCCCTCTGGATGCCTCAGTCGAGTAGTTTTAGCATTAAATGTTAGCCTGGCTATCTTTCTCCTGTGTTTGCTCTGCTTCCCAGGCCGCAGAAGCCTTGCCTGTCCCAAGTAGGTGGTTGAGCACtcagaaaaagctattttagaaACCATCCTTGCCATGTTTCATGTCCATAGAAGATCAGTCTAAGAGTAGGCTCCGAGTGCAGTGGTTCTCCCATGCAAACCTGTGTGAGACCCCACCAGAACCATGCTGGGGGAAGCGATGGCTGTTGTCTGAGCAGTCACCAGTCCTCCCGTGAGCCTGCTACAGAAAAGCTGTGATCCTGGGGACTCAGCTCCTGCTTTTACTCACTGTTAAGATGCTGCAGAGTCGTTCGGGAGCAGTCCTGCCTTTTCAGGATAATCCTTCAGTGAGGATGGGTTGCCCCTCCTCCAGGGAGCCGGTGCTCTTGGATGCTGTTTGAAGTCCAGACAAGCACTTGGGAGTAGTAAAAATAATCATTCCCatttatcatcattttttttaTGGCTGTGTGGTCCAGCAGTACTCTATAGCTACACTCATGGCATCAAGGCATAGACATCACAGTGAAAAACACTCAAGTAGTAATTCCTCTTCACATCCCCTCTTTGGCTGGTCTTGGTCACCTGTTAGTCCGCTTTGAACCCCCTGGGCACTCGGTGTGCTGTTACAGCAAGTCTTTCTCATCTCCTGGGGTCTGACACATAGGATATTCCTTTCCAGAATTAATAAGGAAATTCACAGATAATTCACAGAAAGCTACTGAAAGCTTTGAACCTCTTGATATTTCAGAAGGAAGTGAGTTGAACCCTCACTTTGCCTCTGTAAAGAACTGACCTCTGCTCTTTGACCACATCTAACTCCCACACGCAGACTGACACCTGGAGTTATTAAAACTGCTCAAATTTGTAACGTAAGCTGCAAGATGGAAGCTACATTGGCTTGCTAAGAAAGAAATACCATCCCACCTTATGTTGTAGATCACTAGGATGTACACAAAGACAAGTTCACGTtatcatactgatttttttccccagcatgaaGATTGAATTTGTCTTAGGAAATGCTCATTAAAAAACTAATTACCCAGGAAGGAATCAGCTCCATTAGTTGTAACAAATTACCCCTAGAATATCAAAGTTCCTTGTTAATAAAACCGtagaagatgaagaaaaggatCTTTGTCATATACCCCTAGCTGTAATATCCCAGGCCCTCATTGCCCTATTTTGCTATGCATTATTTTTCCATGAGGATGTGCTCTGGCACTTTCCGTACCACCACCTCCAGCAACGTTCTGAGTCCCTATTACTTGGGTTTGCCCTTCGGGGCACCATTGGGCACTGGCACTGGAATACTATATTCTAGGTCTGGAGCAGTCTTGGAAAATGTGGCTATGGAAACCATGTCTTCTCCAATGTCCACCTGAGACCTGTGCCTGCAAATGAGCAGCTTCTTCAGGGCCCGTTGGAAGTCCCGGTTCAGGAAAGCATAGAGCATTGGGTTGATGGTGGAGTTGCAATACCCTAACCAGGTGATGATCTTGAAGGTGTCAACCAAGACCGTGCTGGTGGAGTCGGTGCCTCTGGCAGCGAGCCAGACATTCAGGACAAAGTACGGCAGCCAACACAGCACAAAGACTGAAATGATAATGCTAATGGTCCGCGTGGCCTTGTTCTCCAGCTGCAGATGGTTCTGCCGCTTGCTGTTGGGGTGGTAGTGAATCTCCAGAGTCTGAGACATGATACGAGTGGCCTTGAGCCGTGAAGCTCGGTAGATGAAGAAATACATGCTGCACATGACCATGAAGGGGACGAAAAATGCCAGAGCAGAAGCCACGATGGCAAAAATCCAGTTGGTGACAAAGATGCATTCTCTGCCTGCATCAAAGTCCACCCCGGGGATCTCGTTCCAGCCTTGCatgacaggaaggaaggaaatgaggGAGGAGTATACCCAGACCATGCAGGTCATCACGATGCATCTGTGAAAGGAAAGAGACAGGGAGGGACGAGAGGGTCTGAGTTATTTTCAGTTGAGAACACCCAGTACGATTCGATCCCCATGGTAACCCGTGTGGGATATCACCGCTCAGCAGTCCCACAGGGCTTGGAGAAGTGACCGAGCAGGGAAAAAGCTGGGGTACAACAAGTCCATATGTGAATATCTCTAACGACTGGGTAATTGGGTCTGTGGCTTATACAGAATTGGTGTGAGTGTGAGGGGTGCTCAGAGCTGacagaaaaaagaggaggaaaggttTCACGGGGGATTTTTACTAATATTTATACAAACAGCATCtagatttttctgtttggtttcagCTTTAATACCTGGCCGTTATCCTCAGGAGCAATAGAAGCGCAGCTGGTGGACACTAGATCTGCAGTACCACTGCAGCGCTTGCTCTGCGACAGCCCCCTCCTCATTTCGGCAGCTGCCCGCGCTCTACAAGTTGTACACAGCAAGAGTTGCAGTGGGGAAAACATCCCCGAAAGAGCCTGAACCCCCCCTTGTAAAGCACCCCgcagctgcagcctcctctctgcccaTCCTCAGACAGCTTTCCCCACCCTGCAGTCCTCATTTCAATGTTTCCCATGAAACCTTGACAGGAGCTTAGAACCTTCACCTGTTTTCTCCCTATTTCCCCCATGAAAATCATGAGTTTAAGAGGGGGAAGACTACTGCTACATGCATTCTTCTGGGTGTCGTTTCCCCTAGTCCTTGGGGAAATTCCCATGAAATGCCTGCAAAGGGCAGAAGTTGTAGGTATGAGTCAGCCCACACCACTGGTTTCTACCCCATTTTGCAGCCTGTCCTTAGCTCCAAAAGTGCTTTCCCAGGAGCACCATCAAACCAGCTCCGCTGcattctccttttctcctgctcCACATTAAAatttttctgcaaagttttaAATGGTGCGAAGATCCCTTTGCTGCATCGCTCTGCTTTGGGGCAGCAGCTGTCAATGGCTCATTTGGTCCCTAGTCAATAGAGGCCATGGGCAAGCAAAAATTTGGAGGGACCCCATGTGAGGAGCAACTCCACTCACCTGCCACGGGACATCCTTCTTGAATAGTGGTACGGGGTCACCACGGAGCAGTATCTGTCCAGGCTAATGAAGCACAACGTGACGATGGACGCAGTGCAGAACATGACGTCAAAGGAGATCCAGACTTTGCAGAACAGCTTCCCAAACAACCACATCCCTGTCACCTCGTAAATGATACTGACAGAGAAAACGGGTGGAAACCAAAGTGAGAAGGACTGATTTCAGGCATGCATTCCAGCCTCCACTGAGGTACTGCCGTATCTTAACATGGAGGTACTAAAGGCGGGCGTGCAGCCTAGGGAGGCTCAGTTAGACAGCAGAGATTCATTCTCAAAGTTCCACCCAAGGCAATAACCCACAGGTGGAGTGTGGCTGAAGGAGACCAAACCTACACTCCTTGCCTGCACTCTGTTATATGTGGGTGCCTTGAGAGAGGTGCTttgccctccccccccgccctcagaGCTCCACAAATTTACATCTGCACAGCCTCATTTATCACCGCTTTTTCCGGTGCCCGATTTCCATGAAATCTTTCCTATTCCAGTGCAGAACAGACTTTTATGAATTCTCTCCAGTTCCCAGGGCATGGAAGATTCTCCCTCCTCCGAGAAACTCACTTCTCATCTGGTCTCATGCTTCAAAACTAGAGGATTTCAAGTCTtggtttagaaaggaaaaatcctaGGAGGAAACCTATGCGGTTTGTACGTTACGTAGCTCACAAATGCCTAGCGAGGTAAACACACCCACAAAAAGCAGACATTATGCCAAAATTATTTCTAACAACGTCAAGAGGGACCTGTAAGAAGTGAGCAGCGAAGGAAGGAACATATGGCAGCTGTAGGAAGGCTGATGCCTGCTTCCATAGCATTCAATTAGATGCCATTCGCTTCCCCTTTCTTTCACCGGCTTTCTGCCGCTCCTGGGGGTGCTGCTGAAATAGCCATTGTGTGTGAATTCGATGTGAAAGGCTGAGTAACTACCTAGTCCTGCAAAGCTTTAATTATCCTGTAACTTCACAGCTTGCTGGTCAAATACAGTgaaagcagggctgctgctgcgcTGCAGTGCACTCAGGTGGGCGATGCCGTCGGGCGAGGGCAGAAAGAGTCAACTCGATGTCAGAGGAGTTAGAAACCAACCCCTGCTCTGCACCTAATTGGCAACAAGTCATTAAAAAGACTTTTGGAAGGTTCTTTTAGAGAACGACTAATGTAGTTGGGTACAGCGCTGGCTGAAGGAGCCCCAGCCCTCGGCAGCTTTGTGTTATGCAGGGTGCTACGGAAGAATTCAAGCAAACGTTAATCTACAGCAGAACCCACCCCTACACCGCGGTGGCCGCCGCATGGGCAGCATGGAGGCTCCCACTGCGCACACACGGAAAGGTTTCGTGTCTCTTTTCTACATGGGGAAATGAGACATATAGAAGTTGAAGCATGCGGCCGGTAACAGGCTTGGGAGCCTTGGTGCCACTCCTCAGAAGCCCTCCTCATCTCCAGAGATGCTGCAAAGCCTTTGGTGCTCACACCATGGCCTTCCAGAAGTAGACCATGCTGCTGTCATGAACATCTCTGCACACAGACCCCAGCTAAGCAGGTACCTGGCTCTCATCTGCACACATCTGGTGAGATGCGCCTGATGTGGCCgatgttctcacagcagagggtAGTGGATACCTGCTCCCCTCTTCTCTGATGTAAAAAGTCCCTGCAGCCCAGAAATGATGCTGCTTAAAAAGGAATAATCAAAGCCCAAAGAAACGCACAGTTTTAGCAGAAGTGAAGTCACCTCCCTGTTTCACTTATACTTGCAAAAGAAAAGAGTAGCTGGAAATATTCAGCCTGGAAATGGCTGAGCTGGCTGGAGTACCCAGATGACAAGCTAAGCAAAGCTGAATCACTCCTGCAAGCAAGACAAACCAGGAACAAAACAGAAGTCTTACAAAATTAAGGCACCAGGTGAcaaccttgtttttcctttctgtcacaaAACCTTTTTCCTGAGCCAAACTGTCTCCTAAggtgatttcttttccttctcattgGCATGTGCTAACATGCCCACCAAGGAGCAAAGTGCAATTCAAAAGAGCAATATAGATATGAAACTGAGACGGTGGGAAAGATGTGGACCAACAGCACCCCATCAGCAAGGCCGAACAACACCTGATGGAGCCAGCAGTGTCCATTCCTCACCATGTGGCCCACCGAGAGCTGGCAAGACTTCATACCAGGCGGCACCAGGGCATTCAGGAGGAGCACAAAGCATTAATCATGCTCTGCTCTTTGCTccccttcataattttttttttttgttaaataagaCATCGCTCTCCTAGGTGGGCTATTTTCTCTCTGGCTGCATAGCGAAGCCATTAGTTTTCCCCACCTTGTAATGCCCTCTACCATCCtttgataggacaaggggtaatggttttaaaccgaaagagagtagattcagactagatagaaggaagaaattttgtacaAAGAAGGTGGTAAAAccctggcacgggttgcccagagagatggtagatgctccatccctggaaactttcaaagtcaggctggatggggctccgagaaacctgatctagttgaggatgtccctgctcattgcaggagggttggactcgatgacctctAAGGGTACCTTCCACCAAACACTCTTCTATGATTCTCTcgtctttcccctcccctcataTTCTTCACAGCTGTGGTCCCCTCCTCATCCCTGTTGTGcccttcttctcctttcttgtAGGGTGTGAGAAACCACAGACAGATTTCCCAATGAAACATATTTTCAGCTGTTGCTTCTTATTCCTTCCATGCTTTCCTGGGAGCCTAGGAGTAGGAATTGTccgatttccttcctctttgcacTCCTGAGTAAAACCTAGTGCCAAATTCCCTCCTTCTCCTTGACAAGGAAGAGGTCTTACTGCAGTTATGGGGGTGCAATCAGTCTTACAGGGGGAAATTACAACTGCTGAGACACCTAcctgcctttgctctttgctACCTCTCCCTCCCATCACCCAGATTGCAAATACCACATCAGCAGGTGGTAGGCAGAAGAAATGAGGATGATGGGTAACTGGAAATGCCCAAACTCCATTGAGAAGAATAAGAAATCAAGGACAGAGATTTCCAAGCATGAGCTGAACGTGGAAATACCAGAGGAGTCATCAGATGGACAACAGGCAACTTCGGAGAGGAAGCAGTTCCAGCAATTATCAGCTGGAACTCGCTCCAAAGCAGGAGTTGTTCAGCTTTTGTCTTCTTTGAGCAAAGAGGGTGCTGCCATTCCTGGGAAAGATGGGGGTAATGGAGAAGGTGATCTTCTGTAGGGATGGCTGGAGTGGGTGGAAGAGCAGGTGAT comes from the Chroicocephalus ridibundus chromosome 5, bChrRid1.1, whole genome shotgun sequence genome and includes:
- the LOC134516263 gene encoding octopamine receptor-like, with protein sequence MAQTQQDFNSGKMLMGKNESWLSNFSSAASSFVKGGGNWAEIGLQEVVIGLILTLIDLITLLGNTVVFICPVVEKRLRTVTYMFIMSLATADFLVACLVMPFSIIYEVTGMWLFGKLFCKVWISFDVMFCTASIVTLCFISLDRYCSVVTPYHYSRRMSRGRCIVMTCMVWVYSSLISFLPVMQGWNEIPGVDFDAGRECIFVTNWIFAIVASALAFFVPFMVMCSMYFFIYRASRLKATRIMSQTLEIHYHPNSKRQNHLQLENKATRTISIIISVFVLCWLPYFVLNVWLAARGTDSTSTVLVDTFKIITWLGYCNSTINPMLYAFLNRDFQRALKKLLICRHRSQVDIGEDMVSIATFSKTAPDLEYSIPVPVPNGAPKGKPK